CGAACTCGAAAAAACCGATCCGAACCCGGAAGTCTACTGACCACTGACGCGTGCCCATGAAACTCGCCTTCCTCGCCGACCCGCTCGACAGCTTCAAGACCTACAAGGATTCGACCTACGCGATGATGGCGGAGGCCGCGAAGCGCGGTCATGCCATTTTCGCGTTCGAGCAGAAGGACATGGCGCTCGATGGCGGCGAGGTGGTCGCGAATGTGAAGCGCATTACGCTCACCGGCGACGCGAAGGACTGGTATCGTGCCGAAGCGCCGCTGGCGATGCATCTGACTGAATTCGACGCGGTGATGGTGCGCAAGGACCCGCCGTTCGACATGGAATACATCTACCTCACGTATCTGCTGGAGCGGGCGGAGGCGAAGGGCGCGCGCATCTTCAACCGGCCGGAGGCGATCCGCAGCCACAACGAGAAACTCGCGATCGCGCAGTTCCCGCAATTCACCGCGCCGACGCTGGTGACCGGCAACGCAGCCAGGGTGCGCGCCTTCCACGACGAGCACAGGGACATCATTCTCAAGCCGCTCGACGGCATGGGCGGCACCGGCATCTTCCGCGTGAAGGAAGACGGGCTCAATCTCGGCTCCATCATCGAAACACTGACCGGCAACGGCAGACACACGATCATGGTGCAGCGCTTCATTCCGGAAATCGCCGAGGGCGACAAGCGCATCCTCTTGATCGGCGGACAGGTCGTGCCGTATTGTCTCGCGCGCATTCCGCAAAACGGCGAAGTGCGCGGCAACCTTGCCGCCGGCGGCCTCGGCGTCGCCCGCGCGCTCTCCGCGCGCGACCGCGAAATCGGCGAGGCGCTTGCGCCGGTGCTTTCAAAGCGCGGCTTGTTGCTGGTAGGATTGGATGTCATCGGTGATTATTTGACGGAGATCAACGTCACCAGCCCGACCTGCTTCCAGGAGATCACGCAGCAAACCGGCTTCAATGTCGCGCAGATGTTCATTGACGCCCTGGAACAAGCAGTGTGACGGCCCGATTGCAGCACGCCGTATTTCGCCCAATGCCCTGAACATGGTTGGTATTCTTCTCCTGACGCACGCGCCGCTCGGCAACGCCTTCATCGAGGCGGCTACTCATGTCTTCCGCAGCCGGCCCGAGCGACTGGAGGCGATCGACGTGCTGGCGGATCAGGATCCGAATGAAGTCAGCCGCAACGCGCGCGAGGCGATTGCCCGCCTCGACGACGGCAGCGGCGTGCTGGTGATCACGGACGTGATGGGCGGCACGCCGTCGAACTGCACGCTGTGCCTGGCCGAGCCGGGCCACGTCGACATCATTGCCGGCATCAGCCTGCCGATGCTGCTGCGCGCGATCACCTACCGCAACGACACGCTCGACGTCGTGATGGAAATGGCGCTCGCCGGCGGACAGAACGGCGCCACGCGTGTCGACAACCGCATTCGCCTTTCGCCGAATTGAATCAACCACAACCAGAACATCAATGATCCAGCAAGAAATCGAAATCATCAACAAACTGGGCCTGCATGCACGGGCCTCCGCAAAATTCACGCAGATGGCAGCGAAGTACAAGAGCGAAGTCTGGATGACCCGCAACAAGCGGCGCGTCAATGCCAAATCGATCATGGGAGTGATGATGCTGGCGGCCGGCAAGGGTGCCACGATCCTGCTCGAGACGGACGGCACCGACGAGAAAGAGTGCTTTGATGCACTGGTCGAGCTGATCCAGAACAAGTTCGGCGAAGGCGAATAAATAGACAAACAAGCAGACAAACAAGCAGACAAATAAGCAGACACATCAGGCAGGCACGCATGGCATCCTTTACGCTACATGGCATCCCGGTTTCGCGCGGCATCGCAATCGGCCGCGCGCATCTGCTTGCGCCGGCGGCGCTCGACGTTCGGCACTACCTGATCGCGGACGAGCAGGTCGAAGCGGAGGTGGAACGGTTGCAGCAGGCGATCGAAACCGTGCATCGCGAGTTGCAGACCATCTGGCGCGAACTGCCGAAGGATGCGCCAGCCGAGCTCGGCGCATTCATCGACGTGCATGCGCTGATCCTGTCGGATCCGATGATCGCGGAGATGCCGCTCGATATCATTCGTACTCGCTATTACAACGCCGAGTGGGCGCTGGTGACGCAGATCGACGAACTGTCGGCGCAGTTCGATGAAGTCGAGGACGCCTACCTGCGCGAGCGCAAGGCGGATATCCAGCAGGTCGGCGAGCGCGTGCTGAAGGTCCTGACCGGCACCGCCGCGCTGCCCGAACCCGATGGCGGTGACGACGCGGCCGCCCGCATGATCGTGGTGGCGCATGACATTTCGCCGGCCGACATGCTGCGCTTCAAGGAACGCGCCTTCGGCGGATTCGTCACCGACCTCGGCGGCCAGAATTCCCATACCGCCATCGTCGCGCGCAGCCTCGACATCCCGGCAGTGGTCGGCATGTACAAAGCCTCGGCGCTGATCGAGCAGGACGACTGGCTCATCATCGACGGCGATGCCGGCGTGCTGATCGTCGATCCGTCGCCGAAGGTGATGGAGCAATACCGCGAGCGGCACGCGCGCTTGATGCGCGAGCGCAAGAAACTCTCCAGGCTGAAGAAGATGCCGGCCGTGACGCGCGACGGCACCGAGATCGCGCTGCTGGCTAACATCGAATTGCCCGATGATTGCCCTGCTGCGATGGAGGCGGGAGCATCCGGCGTCGGCCTGTTCCGCTCTGAATACCTGTTCATGGGCCGCACCGGCTCACTGAGCAAGCTGCCGTCGGAAGACGAGCAGTTCGAGTCCTACCGCAAGGCCGTGCTCGCGATGAAAGGCCGCCCGGTCACGATCCGCACGCTCGACATCGGCGCCGACAAGCCGCTCGACGTGGCGGAACAGACCGCGCTCAATCCGGCGCTCGGCCTGCGCGCGATCCGCTTCTGCCTCGCCGAACCGCAGATGTTCCTCGAGCAATTGCGCGCGATCCTGCGCGCCTCCGCCTACGGCCCGGTCAAGCTGCTGGTGCCGATGCTGGCGCACGGCTTCGAAATCGACCAGACGCTGGCGATGATCGAACAGGCCAAGACACAGTTGCGCGACGCGCATGTGAAGTTCGATCCGCTGGTCCCGGTCGGCGCAATGATCGAGATTCCCGCCGCGGCGCTGACGCTGCCGCTGTTCATCAAGCGCATGGATTTCCTGTCGATCGGCACCAACGACCTGATCCAGTACACCCTCGCCATCGACCGCGCCGACCATGAGGTTGCGCACCTGTACAACCCGCTGCATCCGGCCGTGCTGTACCTCTTGTCCACCACCATCTCCATCGGCGCGAAATACGGCGTGCCGGTTTCTGTCTGCGGCGAAATGGCCGGCGACACCAAGCTGACGCGCTTGTTGCTAGGCATGGGCCTGCGCGAATTTTCGATGCACCCGGCGCAGCTGTTGTCGGTCAAGCAGGAAATCCTCAACAGCGATCTTGATGCGATCGTTCCTCAGACGAAGAAGATACTGCGGACACTGGAGCATCTCGCGATTGCCGAGGCGGTCGAGCGTTTGCGGGCGATGTAGTCGCTCTTGATGCAAAGCTCGCAGAATTCGTAGCGTGGGCACGCAGTGCCCACGCGGCGCAAGGTCGATGTGGTGGCGATGTCGGAGGGTGGATTATGTCCGCGTGGGCACTGCGTGCCCACCCTACCGGGCTCGCCAGATTCCTTTACAGCCACCTTGATTATTTCCTTTTGTGAAGCAAATGATTTTCTTCGAGCTTTTGAATTAGGCTGTCAGCAAAAAATTCAGCTCTGCTTTTGTCAAATCTATAAAAGCTTGGCACGTCCACACTGATCGTGGCACTCCAAACATTTACTCGGAGGGGCTTCCCGTTGTCTTCATTGACCGAGTCCGAAAGAGATACCTGAAAAATCACGAAGCCTTTGCCCTGATTCCGAAATGTCCCAGCGCTTTTCGCGTGTATTCTCAATATTTGCGGCCCGGTCCAATTCAGATTGGGAACCAATATCGACACTATCATTGGTGGGTCTGCTTTGGCGCGTTTCTTATTGGGTGTCGCAGAGGATGAGATGCTTTGATCGGGGGTGGAAATCGTTTCGATCTGTTGTGACAACACATCGATACCACGTTCAGCGAGTTTCGAAGATACGACGGGAATTAGATGTTCACCAAAAGTATCAAACTCTTTCGATGAAAGAAATGACCGGACCGCTTCGTCTTTAAAGTCATTCTTCGTTAGCGACACATATTGTAAAGATACCTTTTGCAGCTGGTTACCTTCATACTCTGAGAGAGCAAATTTACCAGGAGGGGTGTTGACGGTAGTGCATGCATTAATAGTCAGGCATGCTAAAAGAATTGCAAATGTACGCAGCATCTTCATATGAATTTCAACAGTTGTTTAGGTTGAATTATGTAAAAGGTAAAGCATGGTTCACAGTGAACCATCGGAATTAAGACCTGACCGAAAAATTGATTTCGGACCAAAGTGTATATGGAACCGGGAATGATTCAGAACTTTCCGATTCGGCGATGACTGTTGATACTGCTTGTCTGCGTTCGGGTGTTCTGTACTCAGCCATTTTGCACTGCTAATGCACTCCCGGTCTTGCCCCCGTTTGACGCCCTGCCCCCCATTGGTTATTCTTACGAGGTTGCGCCGATTTGATAATCAGCTTGCGGGCGCTCTATAAATACGGCTAAAGCGCTTGCACATGAGCCCAGAATTTAGCCCGACAAGCAGCCAGCTTTCGGGCTTTTTTGTTTTCGGAGAAGAATTTTCGCGGAAGGGCGGCCTTCCTCGATTTGCCAAAAATACCATGTCATCTCTCGGAATCGTTTCACCACAATCGATGCATTTCTCCGAACCGCTGCCGCTGCAAAGCGGCGCGTCGCTGTCGGATTACACCCTCGTCTATGAAACCTACGGCACGCTGAACGCCGACCGCTCCAACGCGGTGCTGGTGTGCCACGCGCTGAATGCCTCGCATCACGTCGCCGGCATGTACGAGGGCGAGGCGGGCAGCAAGAACATCGGCTGGTGGGACAACATGGTGGGGCCGGGCAAGCCGCTCGACACCGATCGCTTCTTCGTCATCGGCGTGAACAATCTCGGTTCCTGTTTCGGCTCGACCGGGCCGATGCATGGCAACCCGGCGACAGGCAGGCCGTACGGCGCGAATTTCCCGGTGGTCACGGTGGAGGACTGGGTGCGGGCGCAGGCGCGGCTGGCGGATGCGCTGGGCATCGATCAGTTCGCGGCGGTCATGGGCGGCTCGCTCGGCGGCATGCAGGCGCTGTCGTGGAGCATCCAGTTTCCCGAGCGACTGCGGCACTGCGTGGTGATCGCCTCGACGCCGAAGCTGTCGGCGCAGAACATCGCCTTCAACGACGTGGCGCGGCAGGCGATCCTGACCGATCCGGATTTTCATGGCGGCGACTACTACGCGCATGGCGTGGTGCCGAAGAACGGTCTGCGCGTGGCGCGCATGGTCGGCCACATCACCTACCTGTCCGACGACAGCATGGCGGAAAAATTCGGCCGCGAACTGCGCAACGGCGGTTATCAATTCAACTATGGCATCGACTTCGAGATCGAATCCTATCTGCGCTATCAGGGCGACAAGTTTTCCGAATACTTCGACGCCAACACGTATCTGCTGATCACCAAGGCGCTCGACTACTTTGATCCGGCCAGGGAATTCGGTGGTGATCTGAACAAGACGCTGGCCAACACGGCGGCGAAATTCCTGCTGGTGTCGTTCACGACCGACTGGCGCTTTTCGCCGGAGCGCAGCCGCGAGATCGTGCAGGCGCTGGTGGCCAACAAGCGCAACGTGGCGTATGCGGAAATCGACGCGCCGCACGGGCATGACGCTTTCCTGCTCGACGACGAACGCTACATGAATACGGTACGCGCCTACTACGACCGCGTATGGAACGACATTGAAAACGGAGTGCGCGCATGAACTTCCATGAATTGAGCGTGCTGCGCGCCGACCTGGCCTTCATCGCGCACTGGGTGCGCGAGCGTTCGAACGTGCTCGACCTCGGCTGCGGCGACGGCGTGATGCTGGAGTATCTGCAATCGGACAAGCGCTGCATCGGTTACGGCATCGAGATCGACGACGCCAAGATCCCGGTGTGCGTTGGACGCGGCGTGTCGGTCATCCAGCAGGACATCAAGGCGGGTTTGTCGATGTTCGCGGACAACGCGTTCGACACGGTGCTGTGCCTGTCTGCCTTGCAAATGCTGCAAGACGTCGAGGGCGTGCTGCGCGACATCGCGCGCGTCGGGCGCGAAGCGATCGTGTCCTTTCCCAACTTCGCCCACTGGCCGCATCGCATCGCGCTGCTGCGCGGCCGCATGCCGGTCTCGAAGTCGCTGCCCTATGAATGGTATGACACGCCCAACCTGCGTTGCGCGACGATCAAGGATTTCGAGGAACTTGCCAACCAGGTCGGACTCGAAGTGCTCGAATGCGTCGCGTTGCGCGATGGCAATCCCGTCTCCTTCCTGCCAAACTGGCGTGGTAGTCTTGCCGTGTTCCGATTACGTAAAAAAACTCCCGCATGAGTGTTTCCGCCAGCCAAGC
The Noviherbaspirillum cavernae DNA segment above includes these coding regions:
- the gshB gene encoding glutathione synthase — protein: MKLAFLADPLDSFKTYKDSTYAMMAEAAKRGHAIFAFEQKDMALDGGEVVANVKRITLTGDAKDWYRAEAPLAMHLTEFDAVMVRKDPPFDMEYIYLTYLLERAEAKGARIFNRPEAIRSHNEKLAIAQFPQFTAPTLVTGNAARVRAFHDEHRDIILKPLDGMGGTGIFRVKEDGLNLGSIIETLTGNGRHTIMVQRFIPEIAEGDKRILLIGGQVVPYCLARIPQNGEVRGNLAAGGLGVARALSARDREIGEALAPVLSKRGLLLVGLDVIGDYLTEINVTSPTCFQEITQQTGFNVAQMFIDALEQAV
- a CDS encoding PTS sugar transporter subunit IIA; the encoded protein is MVGILLLTHAPLGNAFIEAATHVFRSRPERLEAIDVLADQDPNEVSRNAREAIARLDDGSGVLVITDVMGGTPSNCTLCLAEPGHVDIIAGISLPMLLRAITYRNDTLDVVMEMALAGGQNGATRVDNRIRLSPN
- a CDS encoding HPr family phosphocarrier protein encodes the protein MIQQEIEIINKLGLHARASAKFTQMAAKYKSEVWMTRNKRRVNAKSIMGVMMLAAGKGATILLETDGTDEKECFDALVELIQNKFGEGE
- the ptsP gene encoding phosphoenolpyruvate--protein phosphotransferase, whose translation is MASFTLHGIPVSRGIAIGRAHLLAPAALDVRHYLIADEQVEAEVERLQQAIETVHRELQTIWRELPKDAPAELGAFIDVHALILSDPMIAEMPLDIIRTRYYNAEWALVTQIDELSAQFDEVEDAYLRERKADIQQVGERVLKVLTGTAALPEPDGGDDAAARMIVVAHDISPADMLRFKERAFGGFVTDLGGQNSHTAIVARSLDIPAVVGMYKASALIEQDDWLIIDGDAGVLIVDPSPKVMEQYRERHARLMRERKKLSRLKKMPAVTRDGTEIALLANIELPDDCPAAMEAGASGVGLFRSEYLFMGRTGSLSKLPSEDEQFESYRKAVLAMKGRPVTIRTLDIGADKPLDVAEQTALNPALGLRAIRFCLAEPQMFLEQLRAILRASAYGPVKLLVPMLAHGFEIDQTLAMIEQAKTQLRDAHVKFDPLVPVGAMIEIPAAALTLPLFIKRMDFLSIGTNDLIQYTLAIDRADHEVAHLYNPLHPAVLYLLSTTISIGAKYGVPVSVCGEMAGDTKLTRLLLGMGLREFSMHPAQLLSVKQEILNSDLDAIVPQTKKILRTLEHLAIAEAVERLRAM
- the metX gene encoding homoserine O-succinyltransferase MetX, with protein sequence MSSLGIVSPQSMHFSEPLPLQSGASLSDYTLVYETYGTLNADRSNAVLVCHALNASHHVAGMYEGEAGSKNIGWWDNMVGPGKPLDTDRFFVIGVNNLGSCFGSTGPMHGNPATGRPYGANFPVVTVEDWVRAQARLADALGIDQFAAVMGGSLGGMQALSWSIQFPERLRHCVVIASTPKLSAQNIAFNDVARQAILTDPDFHGGDYYAHGVVPKNGLRVARMVGHITYLSDDSMAEKFGRELRNGGYQFNYGIDFEIESYLRYQGDKFSEYFDANTYLLITKALDYFDPAREFGGDLNKTLANTAAKFLLVSFTTDWRFSPERSREIVQALVANKRNVAYAEIDAPHGHDAFLLDDERYMNTVRAYYDRVWNDIENGVRA
- the metW gene encoding methionine biosynthesis protein MetW, with product MNFHELSVLRADLAFIAHWVRERSNVLDLGCGDGVMLEYLQSDKRCIGYGIEIDDAKIPVCVGRGVSVIQQDIKAGLSMFADNAFDTVLCLSALQMLQDVEGVLRDIARVGREAIVSFPNFAHWPHRIALLRGRMPVSKSLPYEWYDTPNLRCATIKDFEELANQVGLEVLECVALRDGNPVSFLPNWRGSLAVFRLRKKTPA